One Brassica napus cultivar Da-Ae chromosome C2, Da-Ae, whole genome shotgun sequence DNA window includes the following coding sequences:
- the LOC106381458 gene encoding uncharacterized serine-rich protein C215.13-like, with protein MASTCVHNVTVSAYGCFNARSSGSAVSLEMKKLIPPEEEFEFRTEVPVGMLPADKLFSNGKLVTTAVVEVETGVSGEEGSLVSSPKAPRCSSKWRELLGLKRFSQNSKAAASFKQFLNRSSKTSSSSSDASSLISLPLLSDIESLSVSSSSRMSLSSSSSSSDTPRRLSLDAERLNHLAHQNITANPFAPARPRMRLVKQPRDREETCSDSPRLNSSGKIVFQSLERSSSSPRGGGYRNRGVERSYSVNLSVAPVLNVPVCSVRGGSVIFSHFFSSASSQHNKTGNGSNHRALLTHHQHGGISRGRNSTDRVAS; from the coding sequence ATGGCTTCCACTTGCGTCCACAATGTGACTGTCTCTGCTTACGGATGTTTCAACGCTCGGAGCTCTGGATCCGCCGTGTCGTTGGAGATGAAGAAGCTGATTCCTCCGGAGGAAGAGTTCGAGTTCAGAACTGAGGTTCCTGTCGGAATGCTTCCCGCCGACAAGCTTTTCTCTAACGGTAAACTCGTGACGACGGCGGTGGTGGAAGTTGAGACGGGGGTTTCCGGCGAGGAGGGTAGCTTGGTTTCTTCTCCCAAGGCGCCACGCTGTTCGAGTAAATGGAGAGAGCTGTTAGGGCTGAAACGGTTCTCTCAAAACAGCAAGGCTGCGGCGTCGTTTAAGCAGTTTTTAAACAGGAGCTCCAAAACGTCGTCGTCTTCTTCTGATGCTTCTTCGTTAATCAGTCTTCCTCTCCTCTCCGACATCGAATCTCTCTCCGTCTCCTCTTCTTCACGTATgtccctctcttcttcttcctcctcctcggaCACCCCGAGGAGGCTATCGCTCGACGCAGAGAGACTCAACCACCTCGCTCACCAAAACATCACGGCCAACCCGTTCGCTCCCGCTCGGCCGAGGATGAGGTTAGTGAAGCAGCCTCGTGATAGAGAAGAAACATGTAGCGACAGTCCGAGGCTAAACTCGTCGGGGAAGATCGTGTTTCAGAGCCTTGAACgaagctcaagcagcccgcgcGGAGGAGGGTATAGAAACAGAGGAGTGGAGAGATCGTACAGTGTAAACCTGAGCGTGGCTCCTGTTCTTAACGTTCCCGTTTGTTCAGTCAGAGGTGGTTCTGTAATATTTagccacttcttctcttcagcTTCGTCTCAACACAATAAAACAGGGAATGGCTCTAACCACAGAGCGTTGTTGACTCATCATCAGCACGGTGGTATTAGTAGAGGCCGTAACTCAACAGATCGAGTAGCTAGCTAG